One part of the Denticeps clupeoides chromosome 8, fDenClu1.1, whole genome shotgun sequence genome encodes these proteins:
- the socs5b gene encoding suppressor of cytokine signaling 5b, translating into MAKVGKMWSNLRSRCHTLFHPESPDEMDSIRCMMDLGRGTHVGEPHSSWMASSSASLTPLPPLSGSAVRRSHNCVSDMPQILEITIDKEGDDIRRGPGGVLLVRRDSYSRHAPWGGKKKHSCSTKTQSSLEMERRLGRSRGAGARRERRYGVSSIQEVNESGRDDGEGGRSLSTRSLRQRLRDTVGLCLPLSPCPRSRSSSSRPPPSIASSSKRKIHLTELMLETCPFPPGSDLANKWHLIKQHTAPVSPHSSTALMDAFDLSHQSPEDEEDRLRERRRLSIEEGVDPPPNAQIHTLESTTAQGSSSVYKLGPKMAPGAMGDLSGEGRSGPGGSSGGALGIVAQAISGLSNQAASDSEEDSTTLCLQARRPKQRHASGDSHLARQPGGPWKVHTQIDYIHCLVPDLWRITALPCYWGVMDRYEAEALLDGRPEGTFLLRDSAQEDYLFSVSFRRYNRSLHARIEQWNHNFSFDAHDPCVFHSSTVTGLLEHYKDPSACMFFEPLLTTPLHRIFPFTLQSLARAAICQHTTYDGIGALPLPPALQDFLKEYHYKQKVRVRWLERELPIKVK; encoded by the coding sequence ATGGCTAAAGTAGGGAAGATGTGGAGCAACCTCAGGAGCAGATGCCACACACTCTTCCACCCTGAAAGCCCAGATGAGATGGACAGCATTCGCTGTATGATGGACCTGGGGCGTGGAACACACGTGGGTGAACCCCACTCTTCCTGGATGGCAAGTTCATCGGCCAGCCTCACTCCACTGCCCCCACTTTCAGGTTCAGCAGTCCGCCGAAGTCACAACTGTGTCTCCGATATGCCCCAGATCCTTGAAATCACCATCGACAAGGAGGGCGACGACATCCGTAGGGGACCTGGAGGTGTCCTGTTAGTGAGGAGGGACTCATACTCAAGGCACGCTCCCTGGGGTGGCAAGAAGAAGCACTCATGCTCCACCAAGACCCAGAGCTCCCTGGAGATGGAGAGGCGATTGGGTCGCTCTAGGGGGGCCGGGGCCCGGCGGGAGAGACGCTATGGAGTCAGCTCCATTCAGGAGGTGAATGAATCTGGAAGAGATGATGGAGAAGGAGGACGTAGCCTAAGTACTCGATCCTTGCGCCAGCGTCTTCGAGATACTGTGGGGCTCTGTTTGCCCCTGTCCCCTTGTCCTCGCTCCCGGTCCTCATCCTCAAGACCGCCGCCCTCCATTGCCTCTTCCTCCAAACGTAAAATCCACCTGACTGAGCTGATGCTGGAGACATGTCCCTTCCCGCCTGGCTCAGACCTTGCAAACAAGTGGCACCTGATCAAGCAGCACACTGCACCAGTCAGCCCTCACTCTTCCACAGCTCTTATGGACGCATTTGACTTGTCACACCAATCCCCCGAAGATGAAGAGGATCGACTGCGAGAGCGGCGAAGGCTTAGTATTGAAGAGGGCGTGGATCCTCCACCCAATGCCCAAATCCACACCCTTGAATCGACAACGGCGCAGGGTTCCTCCTCAGTTTACAAACTGGGACCAAAAATGGCACCAGGGGCCATGGGTGATCTCTCCGGGGAGGGACGCAGTGGCcctgggggctcgtccgggggTGCTTTGGGCATAGTGGCACAGGCCATTTCAGGCTTATCCAACCAAGCTGCCTCAGACTCTGAGGAGGACTCCACCACCCTCTGTCTCCAGGCCCGTCGGCCCAAGCAGAGGCACGCGTCTGGGGACAGCCACCTGGCCCGGCAGCCCGGCGGTCCCTGGAAAGTGCACACGCAAATAGACTACATTCACTGCCTGGTGCCGGATCTATGGCGCATCACAGCACTGCCATGCTACTGGGGTGTGATGGACCGCTACGAAGCAGAGGCGCTGCTGGACGGCCGGCCCGAAGGCACCTTTCTCCTGCGGGACTCTGCGCAGGAAGACTACTTGTTCTCCGTCAGCTTCCGCCGGTACAATCGCTCACTGCATGCCCGCATCGAGCAGTGGAACCACAACTTCAGCTTCGATGCGCATGATCCCTGTGTCTTCCACTCCTCCACGGTCACGGGGCTCCTGGAGCACTACAAGGACCCATCAGCATGCATGTTCTTTGAGCCACTCCTCACCACGCCACTCCACCGGATTTTCCCCTTCACCCTTCAGAGCCTGGCACGTGCCGCCATTTGCCAGCACACAACCTATGATGGCATCGGGGCTTTGCCATTACCGCCTGCCCTGCAGGACTTCCTCAAGGAGTATCACTATAAACAGAAGGTGCGGGTGCGGTGGCTGGAGAGAGAGCTGCCAATAAAGGTGAAGTGA